A single Brachybacterium sillae DNA region contains:
- a CDS encoding DEAD/DEAH box helicase encodes MTSPSEAYAAWQREKRRAGTPLASFRQRFPFELDPFQLRACEALQEGRSVLVAAPTGAGKTVVGEFAVHLALTAGKKVFYTAPIKALSNQKHAELSRWLGAEQVGLLTGDLSVRPDAPVVVMTTEVLRNMLYAGSDTLEGLGHVVMDEVHYLADRLRGPVWEEVILHLPPEVRLVALSATVSNAEEFGAWLQEVRGETDTIVSETRPVPLWQHVAIDDEILDLFVDEDGDPVVLHGPGSRGDREINPVLLDRRRAALDTVPSSHGPRGRGRGRRDRSGTGGAHRPRGGHRAPDPGRHGGHRDSHRGGHGGYRSGGGAGAIRPVRRTDLLRHLDREALLPAIVFIFSRSGCEKAVAQCRQARLELTTPQERRTIRAVLDERLAVIGVEDEDVLGIPAFRASAMAGLAAHHAGMLPLLKSVVEELFAEGLIKAVFATETLALGINMPARSVVLERLVKFNGVEHADLTPGEYTQLTGRAGRRGIDTEGHAVVVAGPGFDPEAVASLASRRTYPLRSAFRPTANMAVNLLGRVDASRAREILEMSFAQFQSDRSVVGLARRARELEDTAADYASAVHCDRGDAHEYAQLRDRIAQREKELSRRRAQQDRDRTGAALRSLRRGEIVALPGGKRQGYGVVIDVDKAVLHGPRVTLLDVQGRLRTVMPADVPSPPAVIDQMRLPRPDRLGSAKVRRDTASALRQRLAGHDDDPRREVRRRAERTPSTAAEDPELQQLRAALREHPVHSCPDLEQHLRWIRREESTRKELRHLQHRIEGRTSSLARRFDRLCGLLVELGHLQREGEDLVPTERGLRLRHLFSERDLLISECLEHGDWAGLDAPGLAAVVSAAIHEPRRDERGAAELPPDPAVARALDRTLQRAEALHAAEVRHGLEPTDPPDPGLSAIIHRWARGLHVAAALGDSDLPAGDFVRHCRQVIDLLEQLTALPDIGPAAREAVQAVRRGIVAQDIDR; translated from the coding sequence CGGGCCTGCGAGGCCCTGCAGGAGGGCCGGTCGGTGCTGGTCGCGGCCCCCACCGGCGCCGGGAAGACGGTGGTCGGGGAGTTCGCCGTGCACCTGGCGCTGACGGCCGGGAAGAAGGTGTTCTACACGGCACCGATCAAGGCCCTGTCGAACCAGAAGCACGCCGAACTCAGCCGCTGGCTGGGTGCGGAGCAGGTGGGGCTGCTCACCGGTGACCTCTCGGTGCGTCCCGACGCCCCCGTGGTGGTGATGACCACCGAGGTGCTGCGGAACATGCTGTACGCCGGGTCCGACACCCTCGAGGGCCTCGGCCACGTGGTGATGGACGAGGTCCACTACCTCGCCGACCGGCTGCGCGGGCCGGTGTGGGAGGAGGTCATCCTGCATCTGCCTCCGGAGGTGCGCCTGGTGGCGCTGTCGGCGACGGTCTCCAACGCCGAGGAGTTCGGGGCCTGGCTGCAGGAGGTCCGTGGCGAGACCGACACCATCGTCTCCGAGACCCGCCCGGTGCCCCTGTGGCAGCACGTCGCGATCGACGACGAGATCCTCGACCTGTTCGTCGACGAGGACGGTGACCCGGTCGTGCTGCACGGCCCCGGATCCCGCGGGGACCGGGAGATCAACCCGGTGCTGCTGGACCGACGCCGGGCCGCCCTCGACACCGTCCCGTCCTCGCACGGCCCCCGGGGCCGCGGACGTGGCCGCCGTGACCGCTCCGGCACCGGAGGCGCGCATCGGCCCCGCGGCGGCCACCGAGCACCGGACCCCGGTCGGCATGGCGGGCACCGGGATTCCCACCGCGGGGGCCACGGCGGATACCGATCCGGCGGGGGAGCCGGCGCGATCCGCCCGGTGCGCCGCACCGACCTGCTGCGCCACCTGGACCGTGAGGCGCTGCTCCCGGCGATCGTGTTCATCTTCTCCCGCAGTGGGTGCGAGAAGGCCGTCGCGCAGTGCCGCCAGGCCCGCCTGGAACTGACCACCCCGCAGGAGCGTCGGACCATCCGGGCGGTGCTCGATGAACGCCTGGCGGTGATCGGCGTCGAGGACGAGGACGTCCTCGGGATCCCCGCCTTCCGCGCCTCCGCCATGGCGGGGCTGGCCGCCCACCACGCCGGCATGCTGCCGCTGCTGAAGAGCGTGGTGGAGGAGCTGTTCGCCGAGGGCCTGATCAAGGCCGTGTTCGCCACCGAGACCCTCGCCCTGGGCATCAACATGCCGGCCCGGTCCGTGGTGCTCGAGCGGCTCGTGAAGTTCAACGGCGTCGAGCACGCGGACCTCACCCCCGGGGAGTACACGCAGCTGACGGGCCGGGCCGGTCGCCGCGGCATCGACACCGAGGGGCATGCGGTGGTCGTCGCCGGCCCCGGGTTCGATCCGGAGGCGGTCGCGTCCCTTGCCTCGAGGCGCACCTACCCGCTGCGCTCCGCCTTCCGGCCCACCGCCAATATGGCCGTCAATCTGCTGGGCCGCGTCGACGCCTCCCGCGCCCGGGAGATCCTCGAGATGAGCTTCGCGCAGTTCCAGTCGGACCGCTCCGTGGTGGGGCTCGCCCGCCGTGCCCGGGAGCTAGAGGACACCGCCGCTGACTATGCCTCCGCCGTGCACTGCGACCGCGGTGACGCCCACGAGTACGCGCAGCTACGGGACCGCATCGCCCAGCGGGAGAAGGAACTGTCGCGCCGCCGCGCCCAGCAGGACCGCGACCGCACCGGCGCCGCCCTGCGATCCCTGCGTCGCGGCGAGATCGTGGCCCTGCCCGGGGGGAAGCGTCAGGGGTACGGCGTGGTGATCGACGTCGACAAGGCGGTGCTGCACGGGCCACGGGTCACGCTGCTCGACGTGCAGGGACGACTGCGGACCGTGATGCCCGCGGACGTCCCCTCCCCGCCGGCGGTCATCGACCAGATGCGGCTGCCACGGCCGGATCGGTTGGGCAGCGCCAAGGTCCGCCGCGACACCGCCTCCGCTCTGCGGCAGCGCCTCGCGGGGCATGACGACGACCCCCGCCGCGAGGTGCGGCGCCGCGCCGAGCGAACCCCCTCGACCGCTGCGGAGGACCCGGAGCTGCAGCAGCTGCGGGCCGCCCTGCGGGAGCACCCCGTGCATTCCTGCCCGGACCTGGAGCAGCACCTGCGGTGGATCCGCCGCGAGGAATCCACCCGCAAGGAGCTGCGGCACCTGCAGCACCGCATCGAGGGGCGCACCTCCAGTCTGGCGCGGCGCTTCGACCGGCTGTGCGGCCTGCTCGTCGAGCTCGGCCACCTGCAGCGGGAGGGGGAGGACCTGGTGCCGACCGAGCGCGGACTGCGGCTGCGGCATCTGTTCTCCGAACGCGACCTGCTGATCTCCGAGTGCCTGGAGCACGGCGACTGGGCCGGCCTCGATGCCCCGGGGCTGGCCGCCGTGGTGTCCGCCGCCATCCACGAACCCCGCCGTGACGAACGCGGCGCCGCCGAGCTGCCGCCCGACCCGGCCGTCGCCCGGGCCCTGGATCGCACCCTGCAGCGGGCTGAGGCCCTGCACGCCGCCGAGGTGCGGCACGGCCTGGAGCCGACCGATCCGCCCGACCCGGGACTGTCAGCGATCATCCACCGTTGGGCCCGCGGCCTGCACGTCGCGGCGGCCCTCGGGGACAGCGACCTGCCCGCCGGGGACTTCGTGCGTCACTGCCGCCAGGTGATCGACCTGCTCGAACAGCTCACCGCACTGCCGGACATCGGCCCGGCCGCGCGGGAGGCCGTGCAAGCGGTGCGCCGCGGTATCGTCGCCCAGGACATCGACCGCTAG